The segment AGGAAGTTAACTTGTCCCGAATCGACGAGGACTGAGAATTTTCGccaaaaaagaaaaacaaacaaTAATTTAATCGTAGGTGAGTTTGTAAAAATCTCTTTACCACCGGACTGACGAGATGAGATTCCTATGTCGATGAAAGAAAGATTGCCCAAAATTAACAGGATCTGCTCACAAAGGTGGCGGCGGCTGCTCTTCGACGGCGACGGAGAGGAATCACGAAATTTTCCGATGCGGCGGAGAAGAGGAAATAAGTATTTAGAGAAACAGAGTATATATATAGTTAATCGAAATCATACTTATGCTCAAGGTTTGATGTCCAAAACAAGCCATAGTTGttggatttttttttctatattgaataatttatttatcttaaatatatTCAAGCCATAATTGTTATacgaaaattataatatttgaattatatatatttgtgctCGTTTCGATTCAGActcaaataatttaaataattgatttggaTTTGGTTCCATAGATTTGAACATTTTCATGAGTTATTCGATTTATTGCTTGAAATTAAATActcaaaataattgaaatatgtTTATTtagtataaaaatatttaatgaattatttaattaatatgaaaatttGAGAGCAGTTCCTGgattatcaaataaaataatttaaactagAGTTCGACTAAAAGAATTTCATATTCGAGTTCAACTTGCTTTcagtaattttttatttgaatcaaatattttttaagtCTGCTAAAAAATTTTACAAGCCGACTTGATTAGAGTTAAAAGACAGTttcttatgatttaattaaggtaaaaacttatgtgatatggtctcacggatcgtattttgtgagacaaatatattatttgagttatctatgaaaaattattactttttattgtgaatatcggcatgattgacatgtctcacagttAAGGATTCGTGAAACCATCTCATAGATTTGAGTTCTTTTATATTAGGAAAAGATAAACATTACACATTTGCTCAATTGTGATGTTTAAATAAAGCCaagaaagataaaattttaaagtgTGGTGGTTTAAATTCTACTAAAAACAGTTCACTTTatgcaatttttttattaagaaaGAAAAACCATCGTTCATGCGTTGCTGTTGaattatcataatataaattctaaAGTGTATTAAAAATTTAGTACACATAATTTGAATCTTCGATGAACAAAAATGTGTCAAAAAAATGAAACAGAAACACAAACACAaacacatatatgtatatacatatatatgatgAAAAATATATGAGTTCTTATTATTACATTGACTTTCCATCCTTTACCTGTGTAACATTTAAAATCAGTTAAATTCACACAAAAAATGAACGTATATACGTGAAGTAAATTAACAAGAAAGTTATAAAAGCCCAAAACACACTATTTCTGCAGATCCCACACTCTATTGAAAACAGTAACAAAGCAACTATTTCAGTTCACATTCTTGAAAAAATATTCACAAGTTTCCCCAGGAGTGAGAGATGCCGCAACGGCGCAACAAGAGTCCTAGACAACGATAACATGACAATGTACATAAAATTCGTAACTCGTCACTCAGCATGATCGACGTCCCATCAAATTTTTGCACAGATTTATGAAGCCAGAACCCTGTCAATGGCGGCCATATAGAATTCCTTGGGCATGGTGCCCATAACAGACTCGCGTTTCACGCCATCTTTAAACAGCAATACCACTGGTACAGCTTTAATCTCATAGTTCTCCGCAATCTGTGGATCACAATCTGCATCCAAGACAAAGCATTTTAGTTTTCCAGAGTAGTCTGTTGCTATTTCATCGATTACACGGTGAACCATATTGCAGGGCCCGCACCAACTGGCATAAAATTCAACGAGTACTGGGGTATCACTGTTTAAAACTAGTTTATCCCACGAGATGCCAGTAACGACTGAAGCTGCATGAAAAGAAAGGCCATTTAGAAAAGAATTAATTAATCCCAAGCCATTTTCAGGTAGAAAGCATTTGGGATTTATATGCCAATCATTTTCTTGCAGTTGCAACAATACTTGCAAGCAGAGATGGAATTTGCATATCATAAGGACGATTTACTGTTTTCTTTggttgaaattatttttgaaatttcatCTAATATCAGATAGAGGAAACAATAAGAAGATAACTAAATATGAAGCAGGCAGCATTAGTTCATTTCTCAGGACACATCTTCCAGCTTCAGTTCTATACAACCAACAAAACAACCTAATGATGAACCAGCAACCAATAAACAACGAAAAAATTCTTTTTTCGACATATAAAGGCGGGACTATCTATCACATGAAATTGATTTAATATGGAGCTCCAAATTCCTATTATTCAACAGCTCAATCTAGATACCAAAACATATGAAGAAAATAGGAAGTTTCTACCTGGAGTTGTCAACTCCGAAGAATCACATAACCAGATGTAAAAATCACTTGTCAAGACTCACGCATATATAGTAGAAACCACTTGAAAATGCAATCAAAAATTTTTAAACCTGAATGTGTTCCATGTATTTACAGTTCACAGCATTCACATGTTTACACAGCTCGCTGTATATACAATTTGCATTCTTTTAATCTTGAGTATGATAATCATCTCAAAGGAAAC is part of the Primulina eburnea isolate SZY01 unplaced genomic scaffold, ASM2296580v1 ctg1_ERROPOS9082318, whole genome shotgun sequence genome and harbors:
- the LOC140820859 gene encoding thioredoxin M3, chloroplastic-like isoform X2 codes for the protein MASHGSCCSFLPFSVTGPRFAVVSSISVGQLHPSYRFGLSFGPEKRIENARKLHSRLRVSCLRDTKVVTGISWDKLVLNSDTPVLVEFYASWCGPCNMVHRVIDEIATDYSGKLKCFVLDADCDPQIAENYEIKAVPVVLLFKDGVKRESVMGTMPKEFYMAAIDRVLAS
- the LOC140820859 gene encoding thioredoxin M3, chloroplastic-like isoform X1 — encoded protein: MASHGSCCSFLPFSVTGPRFAVVSSISVGQLHPSYRFGLSFGPEKRIENARKLHSRLRVSCLRDTKASVVTGISWDKLVLNSDTPVLVEFYASWCGPCNMVHRVIDEIATDYSGKLKCFVLDADCDPQIAENYEIKAVPVVLLFKDGVKRESVMGTMPKEFYMAAIDRVLAS